In Phyllobacterium zundukense, one DNA window encodes the following:
- a CDS encoding DUF4239 domain-containing protein, which produces MLFEVFVGAIFVGGTIALTLASYFLMRWITGGEAETHEKDLASSVIFRISALHGLILALVFAQEMIDYQQLRYQTATEANALADIYFDAGRYGDAEKGAIQKELNDYIRVVVDKEWQELGETDRLAPEAWAQWDEAYRAILDLVPANPRQQSLRGHMLDKIYVVSDSRTRRESTAADSMSAIFWFAALSGVFFISLAYYSYPPRRRNILLISIFGAYTGIILFLIYAFSNPYSPPAELSPGPMLRLQEQIANAAPPAAN; this is translated from the coding sequence CGTCGGCGGGACGATTGCGCTGACGCTCGCTTCCTATTTCCTGATGCGTTGGATCACCGGCGGCGAGGCCGAGACCCACGAAAAAGACCTGGCGAGCTCGGTCATCTTCCGCATTTCCGCCCTGCACGGGCTGATCCTGGCGCTGGTTTTTGCGCAGGAAATGATCGATTACCAGCAGCTCCGCTACCAGACCGCCACGGAGGCCAATGCCCTCGCCGACATCTATTTCGATGCCGGGCGCTATGGCGACGCCGAGAAGGGCGCGATCCAGAAGGAACTCAACGATTATATCCGCGTCGTCGTCGACAAGGAATGGCAGGAACTTGGCGAGACTGACCGGCTGGCGCCGGAAGCCTGGGCGCAGTGGGACGAGGCCTATCGCGCGATTCTCGATCTCGTGCCGGCAAATCCGCGCCAGCAAAGCCTGCGCGGCCACATGCTCGATAAGATCTATGTCGTCTCCGACAGCCGCACCAGGCGCGAGAGCACCGCTGCCGATTCCATGAGCGCGATATTCTGGTTCGCCGCGCTTTCGGGCGTGTTCTTCATTTCGCTCGCCTATTATTCCTATCCGCCGCGCCGCCGCAATATCCTGCTGATTTCGATATTCGGCGCCTATACGGGCATCATCCTGTTTCTCATCTACGCCTTTTCCAACCCCTACAGCCCGCCGGCCGAGCTCAGTCCGGGCCCGATGCTGCGGCTGCAGGAGCAGATCGCCAACGCCGCGCCGCCGGCGGCAAACTGA
- a CDS encoding YjhX family toxin encodes MDISRDEQRILHLLAQGGKILLEKDERKTIIEIICLTRDGSRYMACDLRLFRKLKQKRAIASAGGGPYRVTRRGLQLVRAELDNR; translated from the coding sequence ATGGACATTTCGCGCGACGAACAGCGCATTCTTCACCTGCTCGCCCAGGGCGGCAAAATTCTGCTCGAAAAAGACGAACGCAAGACCATTATCGAGATCATCTGCCTCACCCGCGATGGCTCACGCTACATGGCCTGCGATCTGCGGCTGTTTCGCAAGCTGAAACAGAAAAGGGCTATCGCGTCCGCCGGTGGCGGGCCCTACCGGGTCACCCGCCGCGGCCTGCAACTGGTGCGGGCCGAGCTGGATAACCGGTAG
- a CDS encoding nuclear transport factor 2 family protein, which yields MAKDLVEVVRAIYEAFVAKDRAAIEPLIAEDFHFTSPLDNRIDRTIFFERCWPNSESIAGFEFIHLVPAGDKVFVTYEGSSTDGNRFRNTEILTVREGKVTDAEVYFGWSIPHKAEPGGFVDS from the coding sequence ATGGCGAAAGATTTGGTGGAGGTCGTCCGTGCGATCTATGAAGCCTTTGTTGCCAAGGACCGCGCCGCGATCGAGCCGCTGATTGCCGAGGATTTCCATTTCACCAGCCCGCTCGACAACCGCATTGATCGCACGATCTTTTTCGAACGCTGCTGGCCGAACAGCGAAAGCATTGCGGGTTTCGAATTCATCCATCTCGTCCCGGCGGGCGACAAGGTGTTTGTCACCTATGAGGGCAGCAGCACAGACGGCAACAGGTTCCGCAACACGGAAATCCTGACCGTTCGCGAGGGCAAGGTCACCGACGCGGAGGTCTATTTCGGCTGGTCGATCCCGCACAAGGCAGAGCCGGGCGGTTTCGTCGACAGCTAG